Below is a genomic region from Methanomassiliicoccales archaeon.
CCGGACCGCCTCGATCTCGTCCGGGAACCTTCTTCCGGCGCCGATGTGCTGCTTGCCTATCAGGTAGGAGATGAAGTCCCTCTCGCTCACCTGAAGGGGCACCATGTTCCCCTTGGCATACATGCCGTCCAACTTGATGTATCCCCTCGACCGGAGGATGTTCGAGGTCTCCTCGTCCAGGTCGTTCACCGGGGTGCCGAGGACCTCCCGGATGCGGACCACGTCATATCCTACCAGCCCATAAAACTTCATCATCCCGTCGATGGCTTCCAGTGCGTCAGGGAGCATCTTGGGGTCTTCCAGGTCGAACGAGCGGACCTCGGTGCAGCCGCTCATCTCCCACTTTTCAATGGCGCCCACCAGCCGGCCGTCTGACAGGATGGGGAATATCCAGCCTTCCCCGTAGCGGGAGGCGATCTCCGCCCACATTGGCTGGACGTCCGGATCGTACAAGGACACCACCCGGACCCCTTCCTCCGAGTGCTTGAAGCGGTCCAAAGCAGGCAGCTCGTCCTCCAGCATGACCATCTCGGTGCGGGTCTCGCCCACAGATATGGTCGCCAGATCAAGCTTCCGCAGCAGCTCCCGCACCTCGCCGGACATCATGTTCAGCGCGGTGCCGATGGAATAGGGCTGTACCGGCCCGTAGGCCCGCAGGTAGCGTTCCACCATTTTCGCCGGGGCATCGCCCTGGTATTCGTTCGGGTGATAAGGGATGTAGATGTTCTCCCGCGCCCAGTCCTCCCCTTCCTCGTACTTGCGGACCAGGTACAGGTTCCTGTCCAGACGGTCCACCGCCTCCTTGAGCACCTCCTTGTCCATGTCCAGAATGGACGCCAGCTGCCTAAGGCTCAGCCCTCCGCAGAGCTCCAGCTCGCGGAGTATGGTGTTGTCCAGACCGCTCAGCTCGGAACTGCGGAACATCGCTGCGTACATCGGCCCGTCTTCCGCCAGAACATAGCGGACCCTTCCGCGCATGAAACGGCCCAGTAGCAATTCGCCGTTCCGGCGCATCTCCTGCCAGTCGTGGATGTCGAATCTCTCGACCCGGTTGAAGACGTCCAAAGGCATACCGGCCTCGCCGATGATCTGCATGCACTCCACGATGGAACGGAATGGTCCGTGCGTCTTCTGGCGCCGGTACGACTCGACCGTGCGGTTGTCGTACGATGACAGATTGCTGCTCCTGAGGCGCAGATGGTCCCGCTTCAGCATGTACTGCGTGCTCTCGGCGATGACGAACTTGCCTTCGTCCACGATGCCTTCCTCTACCAGGTCCATTATGGCGCGTTTCGTCTCCATCTCGTTAAGGTTTAGAGTATAGGCGATCTCCTCCACCGTGGCCGGGGCCCACAGTTCCAGGTACGTCGTCAGGGCGTGGTCCAGCGCCTCCTGGCGGGACCGGGGCGGGACCGTCCGGGCAATATAGGTCCATTTGCCGTCAGAGTAGCGGGGACGCTCGATCCGGAACGAGGACTCCAGGTTCCTCAGGGCCCGCTGCAGCTTGGTCGGTTCCGCCTGGGCGAACGCCTCGATCTGCTTATGGGTCCGCTCCTCGGTCAGGAACGATAGGATGCGTTGCTCCAGCTCACCGAACGGACGCTCTTTGCGCAGGACCTCAGCGTAGAAGGGCATCTGCTCGGCCGCCACGAACATGGTGTCCTCGTTGAAGACCGAGGCGATCTTCTTTTCGGCCAGAAGCTCCTCCGCCCAACGATCTATCTGTTCCCTGGACGGGGTGGCAAAGGGATACACGCTCTTCCCTTTCTCCTTGAAGATGTGCATCGGCCCGGCCCGGCGCAGAAGCTCCAAGATACCGGCCTTGTCCTCAATGGCCCCCACCTTCTGGCGGAAGTATGTGGCCACCTGCTCCTCCTCGAACTCGAACTCCTTCGCCTCTGCCCCCATCACCTTTGACAGGACCTTCCGGTGCAACTGCTTCAGCAATGAGCTCCGGTCCTCCATCAGGACTATGTCCGATGTACCGGCCAGGACGACGTTCGCGGCGAAAGGCGACGGGGTGCTGGAATAGGGGATGAACGATAGTGTCATCTCCCCTCGTTCCAATTGCTCCAGGATGCCCTTGGCGTTCTTGATGTCCATCACGTCCTCCAGTATCTCCCGGAAGGTCTCCTCGATCACCGGTACGCCCTCGGCCGATATCAGGTAGTCCAGCAGATACTGCGAACGCACCTGCTGGCGGTTCACCGACACTTCGCGTCCCTTGTAGTTGCGGAGTATCATGAAGGATCGGGCGGCGGTATGCCGGAAACGCTGCTTGAACAGCTCCGAATCCTTGACCGCCCGGCGCAGCACATTGTCCAGGTTCAGGCTGGAGACCATATCCTTTACCGACTCCAGGTCCACCCCCCTCTGCGTGGTGACCATGAAGGCGTCGTCCACGATGGAGACGGACACGTTCCCGCCCAGGCGCTGGGTCAGCTCGAATGCATAGGCTCGTGAGAGTGCGTCATTGACCCTCCTCCCGAAGGGGAAATGGAAGATCAGGGAGGAGTTGTCGGCCATGTCCCGGTAACCTTCGATCGCAAGCATCTTGTCGTCTGGGATCAGTGAGACCTTCTTCTGCTCACGGAAATACGAGAGTATCGAACGGGCGGAGCCGGTGTCGATGTCGAAATCCTCCACCAGCCACTCAATGGTCTTTCCGTCTGGGTCGTCCAGGCGCCCGGCCATCTCCCGGCGGAAACGGGCGATCTCCAGGGACAGATCGAACGAGCGCGGGAGCATCTCCCCGGACCAGGATGGAACGGTGGGCTTCCGGCCGGATGCAGACTTGACAAAGGCCTTCATGCCCTTGGCCCGGACGAACTCGTAGGAGCGTCCGCCGAGGACGAAAACGTCCCGGGTGGCCAGGCGTTCCACGAACTTCTCCGAGAGGTCGCCGATCAGCGATCCCTTTTCGGTGAAGACCTTGTAGTGCGCCTCCTCGGGGATCGTGCCCAGGTTCATGAAATAGATCATCCGGGCGCCCTTCTTCTTGCCAAATCGCATCTCCGTCTCGTCGTACCATATCTTGGAGTAGACGCCTTCGAATGCGTCCCGCGAACCCAGATAGCGCAGCACTTCCATGTACTGCTCCCGAGGCAGGTTGCGGTAGCAGTGGGAGCGCCTGATCGCCTCGAACGCCTCCTCCACTTCCCAGCGCTTTTCCAGCGACATTCCGACAATGCTCTGTGCCAGAACGTCCAGGCAGTTCTCCGGGATCGTCACCCGGTCAATGTTCCGGTCGTGTGCCGCACGGCATAGGACGGCGCATTCCACCAGGTCGTCCAGGTCGAACACCAGCATTCGGCCTTTCGGGGTCTTTCCGTGGGAGTGCCCTGACCGTCCGATCCTCTGCAGGCCTTTGGCCACGCTCTTCGGGGATCCGATCTGGCAGACCAGGTCGACGGAACCGATGTCGATGCCTAGTTCGAGGGACGTCGATGACACCACGCATCGGAGCTCGCCGTTCTTCAGCCGGTCCTCGACGTCCAGCCGGCTTTCTTTGCTGAGAGAGCCGTGGTGCGCCTCGATGCTCTCCACCCCTCGCTCCTTGAGCTTGAAGACCACCGATTCCGTGCCGCTCCTGGTGTTCGTGAAGATCAGTGTCGTCTTGTGCGCCTCGATCATGTCCCGGAGCATGTCATACATCTTGGCGTTCACGATCTCATAGGGCAGCGTCGTGATGTCCTCGGTGGGACAGATGACCTGGAGGTCCAGGCTCCTCTTCGTCTTGATCTCGATCAGGTTGCAGTCCCTCATCTGGCCATCGTCGTATCCGACCAGATAGGAGGCGATATGCTCGATCGGTGCCAACGTGGCGGAGAGGCCGATACGGGTGATCTGCCTCGTGCAGAGCGATTGAAGCCTTTCGATGGTCAACGACAGATGCACGCCGCGTTTCGAATCGCAGACCTCGTGAATCTCGTCGATGATGAGATATTCAACACTAGCGAACTTCTCACGGAACTTGGGGGCAGCCAACACCATCGCTAGAGATTCCGGCGTGGTGATGAATATGTGCGGGGGTTTGCGTAATTGCTTCTGTCTCTCCGCTTGCGAGGTATCACCGGAACGCACACCGACCCGGATCTTCGGTGCTTCCATTCCCTTCTGTACAGCCAGGTCGTTTATCTGCTGCAGCGGTTCCTCGAGGTTCTTGTTGATGTCATTGGCCAACGCCTTCAGCGGCGAGATATAGACCGCGTAGATCTTGTCCTCCAGCTTGCCTTCCTTGGCGTACTTGAAGAGCTCATTGATGATCGATGTGAACGCCGTCAGCGTCTTGCCGGACCCGGTCGGGGACGACACTAGAACGTTCTTTCTCTCATGAATGACCGGGATCGCGTATGACTGCGGTTCGGTGAGATCTTCGAACCTGGAATCGAACCATTCGGCGATCAACGGGTCCATCAGTTCCAGGAAATCCCGCTTGGCCAGCCTCTTGGTTACTCTTACCAACGACATCTTTTGCCTCTGAAATCGACTTCAATCCCGCATCATGGTATTACTATCTTTTGCCCGGTACATCGAAAATGGCTGAAGTTGTTCTGATGATACCGCCAGGTTTATCTTCACCCGACTCGGCTGTGTTCAAACGGTGATCTTATGAGATGGTATAGCTTCGGAAGGTCTGGTGTGGACTTCAACACCGAGGAATGGAAGACCTTAATGGAAGGTCCGGATGACCTGAAAAACCTGACAATGTTAGGGATCGAGGTCTATCACGACTGTGTCAGAGAGGCCGCGTTGGATCCCGATACCAGGCTGGATGATGCCGTTGAGGCCATGGCGCATGTCACCTACCACATGACCGAGGACCAGGACGATGATCTATGGACCGATCTGGTGTTCTTTCTCCAACAACGCTGGATGTATGAAGAGCAAACGTTCTGGGAATCGCCGGAAACACTGATGACCGCGAATGCCGACATTGAGAGGTCCGGTAAGAGGAACGCCATGATCGAGCTCATGCTCATCGAACAAGCACTTCGGCATCGCGTTAGACCGGCCATCCTTCGCCTCGTCTGGTGCATGATGATCAGTGCCGGGCTGAAACGGGGGATCGATCATATCGCCAAGAACGATCCGACGGGAACTCTTCTGGTGCCGACCACAGTCCTTAGGGAACTGGTCGAGGAAAGGGCGCCCGATTTCTTCGATGAGAAGGAGTTGGCCGGACTGCAGGCGCTTCTCGACCATCTCAGGCTGAGGGAAAACGGATCGACCGCTGACGAGGTCATGCGGGCGGTCTCTTGCCGAACCTTTTGGATGATAGACGGAGGGGCGATAATGGACCTGTACCTTCACCGGGAAGGGGGTTCGGAGATCGGGGAGGAGAGGATCGCGGCCTGGAGAGAGTGCGCGATCCATCTATCCGCCTGCATGTCGGCGTTCAACGTGATGCTGGTTGGGATGATCACGGCCAAAGGGATCGATGTCAGGCCTGAGCTGTTCCGAGACAAGATAGACCAGAAAAAGAAAAAACAGCCTTCGCTGACCGCCGCCTCTCCCTGAATAAATGAACTATGCTGCTTAGTCGGATTGGAATAATAGGGTCCGAATCCTTAATATCGGCAATGGGGTCTTAATGTGCATGCCTTTTTCGCATGCATGGGGGTAATGTTATGAAATGGGTAACCAGGGAAAAGGCGAAGGTGGACAGGATTGCCTGCCCGTGGCTGATCCGCCGGTTCGTGGATGCCGATGCGGTTTTCCTCTTTGTTGCGGCCGAAAAGGTCCTGGAAGTGTCTAAAAGAGAGAATGCCACCCCCTTCGATGTACCCAATGTTGAGCTGGGCCATCACGGGGACAGATGCTCGTTCGACGCGATACTGGAGAAGTTCGCATTGAATGATCCAGCATTGCTGGAAATGGCTTTGATAGTGCGCGGTGCCGACATCCAGATGCCGTCGCCACCGGCCGAATCGGCCGGCATGGCAGCCCTGGCCGCCGGGTTCAGGTTCGTGGCGAAGGATGATTTCGAGAACATGCGACTGCAGTTCCCGGCCTACGATGCCTGGTACGCCTACTGCAAGGCAAAGGTCGCCAATCGCGATTGAGGATCTGGGCATGTCGATCAAGGGCGGTCAAGGAAGGTTCCTACTGGTCCTGGGGGCGGTGGCGGCGTTCGCCATCCTTTCCTCCACGATGTCCAAGAACCCGGCCCTGCCCCTGCTGGCAGAACATATCGGGGCCAACGCCGAACAGGTAGGCCTGGTGGCGGCGATAAGCCCGATCCCGGGGATCCTCGTCTCAAGCATCGCCGGGGCCTACTCCGATCGTAAAGGGAGGCAGAGGATACTGACCTACTCCCTGCTGATCTTCGCCACCGCTCCGTTCCTCTACCTGTTCGTGACGAACGTCTATGAACTGGCGGCGGTCAGGTTTTACCACGGCTTCGCCACCGCGGTGTTCATGCCGGTGGCGATGGCGGCCATAGCGGACCGCTATTCCAAGGAGGTGCGCGGCGAAAAGCTGGCCACCTATTCCTCGGCCACCATGGCGGGTCGGTTCGTGGCCCCATTCCTGGGAGGCGCGTTCCTTTATCTGGCCAATTTCGCCGACCTGTACCTCACCTGCGCCATCACCGGGATGGTGGCATTGGTGATGTCGGTTCTGATCCCATGGAAGGAGAGCCACCCTGTCGCGGCGAGGCACCTGCCTGAGGGAGGGATGTGGAAGGCGTTATCGTCGGTGGCAAAGGACCGCCGCATAATGATCACCTCCTCGATGGAGGGCATGCAGTATTTCGCCATGGGGGCGTTCGAGGCGTTCCTGCCGCTCTATTGCCTTTCCATCGGCCTCAATGGCCTGGAGATCGGTGCAGTGATGGGCATCCAGGTGGTCAGCATGCTTCTGGCCAAACCGGTCATGGGCCGTATCTCGGATAGGCATGGCCGAGAGCCGGCCATATGCGTCGGACTGCTGATGGGCTTCGTGGTGATAACGGCCATGCCGATGGTGAGCAACATAGGGCTGCTCATGATCCTCTCCATACTGTTCGGCCTAAGCGTCGCGACGGTGACGGCGTCCACATCAGCCCTGGTCTGCGAGTACGCCGGGACCTCGGCGCACGGCTCGGCG
It encodes:
- a CDS encoding ATP-dependent helicase, which gives rise to MSLVRVTKRLAKRDFLELMDPLIAEWFDSRFEDLTEPQSYAIPVIHERKNVLVSSPTGSGKTLTAFTSIINELFKYAKEGKLEDKIYAVYISPLKALANDINKNLEEPLQQINDLAVQKGMEAPKIRVGVRSGDTSQAERQKQLRKPPHIFITTPESLAMVLAAPKFREKFASVEYLIIDEIHEVCDSKRGVHLSLTIERLQSLCTRQITRIGLSATLAPIEHIASYLVGYDDGQMRDCNLIEIKTKRSLDLQVICPTEDITTLPYEIVNAKMYDMLRDMIEAHKTTLIFTNTRSGTESVVFKLKERGVESIEAHHGSLSKESRLDVEDRLKNGELRCVVSSTSLELGIDIGSVDLVCQIGSPKSVAKGLQRIGRSGHSHGKTPKGRMLVFDLDDLVECAVLCRAAHDRNIDRVTIPENCLDVLAQSIVGMSLEKRWEVEEAFEAIRRSHCYRNLPREQYMEVLRYLGSRDAFEGVYSKIWYDETEMRFGKKKGARMIYFMNLGTIPEEAHYKVFTEKGSLIGDLSEKFVERLATRDVFVLGGRSYEFVRAKGMKAFVKSASGRKPTVPSWSGEMLPRSFDLSLEIARFRREMAGRLDDPDGKTIEWLVEDFDIDTGSARSILSYFREQKKVSLIPDDKMLAIEGYRDMADNSSLIFHFPFGRRVNDALSRAYAFELTQRLGGNVSVSIVDDAFMVTTQRGVDLESVKDMVSSLNLDNVLRRAVKDSELFKQRFRHTAARSFMILRNYKGREVSVNRQQVRSQYLLDYLISAEGVPVIEETFREILEDVMDIKNAKGILEQLERGEMTLSFIPYSSTPSPFAANVVLAGTSDIVLMEDRSSLLKQLHRKVLSKVMGAEAKEFEFEEEQVATYFRQKVGAIEDKAGILELLRRAGPMHIFKEKGKSVYPFATPSREQIDRWAEELLAEKKIASVFNEDTMFVAAEQMPFYAEVLRKERPFGELEQRILSFLTEERTHKQIEAFAQAEPTKLQRALRNLESSFRIERPRYSDGKWTYIARTVPPRSRQEALDHALTTYLELWAPATVEEIAYTLNLNEMETKRAIMDLVEEGIVDEGKFVIAESTQYMLKRDHLRLRSSNLSSYDNRTVESYRRQKTHGPFRSIVECMQIIGEAGMPLDVFNRVERFDIHDWQEMRRNGELLLGRFMRGRVRYVLAEDGPMYAAMFRSSELSGLDNTILRELELCGGLSLRQLASILDMDKEVLKEAVDRLDRNLYLVRKYEEGEDWARENIYIPYHPNEYQGDAPAKMVERYLRAYGPVQPYSIGTALNMMSGEVRELLRKLDLATISVGETRTEMVMLEDELPALDRFKHSEEGVRVVSLYDPDVQPMWAEIASRYGEGWIFPILSDGRLVGAIEKWEMSGCTEVRSFDLEDPKMLPDALEAIDGMMKFYGLVGYDVVRIREVLGTPVNDLDEETSNILRSRGYIKLDGMYAKGNMVPLQVSERDFISYLIGKQHIGAGRRFPDEIEAVRYIGGLRSDAAAYLRSEVRIPLKKLAEQGNLIKVWAIPEYATYTSLEHAALYRKVRSETLSADMANLLRIIEEEAPISKHKLFDLSPVGHRRSYDALRSLLRSTIVYADAHGLLRPVPDNGMDQHEAKKELMRMAFRNYGIFSAENLSRFLGFIMPMRELRTMLAGLELDGLLVKGFLLEGDDTMHWMLAEDVDSIKGIEAPDRFVLTSDDNLAFYLQYPWIRTRFGCTCNVIFEGVEMRAAYKARTKGKDIFITQFIGDREARRTLNDHIRTLGLTLRDEEGDRLAEWEIQEFFEKTHLGEED
- a CDS encoding chromate resistance protein ChrB domain-containing protein — translated: MKWVTREKAKVDRIACPWLIRRFVDADAVFLFVAAEKVLEVSKRENATPFDVPNVELGHHGDRCSFDAILEKFALNDPALLEMALIVRGADIQMPSPPAESAGMAALAAGFRFVAKDDFENMRLQFPAYDAWYAYCKAKVANRD
- a CDS encoding MFS transporter — encoded protein: MSIKGGQGRFLLVLGAVAAFAILSSTMSKNPALPLLAEHIGANAEQVGLVAAISPIPGILVSSIAGAYSDRKGRQRILTYSLLIFATAPFLYLFVTNVYELAAVRFYHGFATAVFMPVAMAAIADRYSKEVRGEKLATYSSATMAGRFVAPFLGGAFLYLANFADLYLTCAITGMVALVMSVLIPWKESHPVAARHLPEGGMWKALSSVAKDRRIMITSSMEGMQYFAMGAFEAFLPLYCLSIGLNGLEIGAVMGIQVVSMLLAKPVMGRISDRHGREPAICVGLLMGFVVITAMPMVSNIGLLMILSILFGLSVATVTASTSALVCEYAGTSAHGSAIGVLSSVMDVGHSAGPLITGVVVGLISYQAGFGLAGLVLLAGAIVFALGVWKGGPPTKNGHCDA